In a single window of the Fusobacterium sp. SYSU M8D902 genome:
- a CDS encoding FeoA domain-containing protein, which yields MQLCDLKNGEKARIIKIGRIGELKKRLVDMGVTA from the coding sequence ATGCAACTATGTGATTTAAAAAATGGAGAGAAAGCTAGAATCATAAAAATTGGAAGAATTGGAGAGCTAAAGAAGAGATTAGTAGATATGGGAGTAACTGC